Within bacterium, the genomic segment GTCCAGCCGAGCAGGGTTCCGGGAGTCGAGGTCTCGCCGTGGCGGATTAGTATCAGCTCGGTAGGAGTCAAGGGGGGTTAGCCGCCGTAGGATATGATGTGGAGGGCGACAAGCGCGGCTATTTCACCGGTCTCGACGGTGAAGCCGAGAAGATCGCCGGTGATGCCCCCGAGTTTGCTGTGGAAGCGGTTCTTGAGAAGCGCTACCCAGCCCCAGGTGACTACGAAGGCGACGAGGCCGGAAAGACCGGCTGCAAGAGAAATGAGCGCGGCGAGGCCGAGGGCCTTGTAGAGGGTGGCGTCGTCCACGAACTCGGTGAAGGGCGTTCCCAGCCCTCCTCCGGGCCTCGCGTAGGTGGCCTGATAAGCCATGTAGGCCATCGTACCCCTCGCTATCGCCGGTACGGCGAGAAGGGCCGAGAGCTTCATCTCAGCGGGGAGGTAGCCTATCGCGGCGGCCTTGGCGAGAATGACGAGGGTGACGGCGGCGGCTCCGTGGGCGCCCGTCCTGCTGTCCTTCATGATTTCCAGGGCGCGTTCGGGGTTTTTGCCGCTCATCAGGCCGTCCGCGGTGTCCGCCACGCCGTCCATGTGAAGACCGCCGGTGACCCAGAAGAGAAACGCGGTGAGAAGCGCGCCTTCGAGCATAGAGGGGAGCCTGGAGGTGATGAAAAGGTGCAAAACGGCCATCAGGAGGCCGAGCGCCGCCCCGACCAGTGGAAAGGCGGATATCGAGCGTCCCAGCTCCTCGCTCTTAACCATTTCGGGCTTGAAGAGCGGGATTACCGTCAGAAAGCTGAAGGCTGTCTTGAATCTGCCAGGCAACCGCTACTCCTTTTGGGAAACGCCCGCTTCGCTGAAAGTTGCCATCTCGGTCATTATCTTCGCGGAGGCCTCGATAATCCCCATCGCCAGAGCCGCCCCCGTCCCCTCGCCGAGGCGCAGGGAAAGTTTCAGCAGCGGTCTTGTCCTGAAAAGCTCCACCATTCTTGAATGGCCCCGCTCTTCGCTGAGGTGCGACAAAAAGAGGTAATCCTCGGCTGCCGGAGCGAGCTTCACGGCCACCAGCGCCGCCGCTGTAGAGATAAAGCCGTCGGCGATGACCGGTATCCCCTCCTTCGCCGCTCCAAGAAATATACCCGTCATCCCGGCTATCTCGAAGCCGCCGACCTTTGAAAGGACGTCCAGGGGGTCGTCCGGATCGGGTTTGTTGACAGCGAGCCCCGTGCGGACCGCTTTCGCTTTCCTCTTCAGCCCCTCTTCGTCGACCCCGGTTCCCCTGCCCACGACCTCTTCGGCGGGTATCCCCGAAAAGGCGGCGAGAATGGCGGAGGCGCTGGTGGTGTTGCCTATTCCCATCTCGCCGACGCCGATAAGGGAGACGCCCTCCAGCGCGGCCTTTTTAACCAGCTCCATGCCGGTGGCGACAGCCGTCCTCGCCTCCTCCCTCGTCATCGCGGGGCCTTTGGTGAAGTTGGCGGTGCCACGCGCCACCTTGGCGTTCACGAGGCCGGGGATCGAGTCGAAATCGTAATCCACCCCCATGTCCACGATGGTGACCTCGGCCCCCGCGTGGCGGGCCAGCACGTTTATCGCCGCCCCTCTCCCGAGGAAATTGAGCACCATCTGCGGGGTGACGACCTTCGGATACGCTGAAACGCCCTCGTCCGTCACCCCGTGGTCTCCGGCGAGGGTGAAGATCTGCTTTTTCGTAATTCGCGGGTTTATCGTCTTTTTTATGAGCGCAAGACGGGTCGCTATCTCTTCGAGAAGCCCAAGACTCCCCGGAGGCTTGGTAAGGTCCAGCAGGCGGGCCTCTACGGCCCCGAGAAGGTTTTGATCGACGGGCTTTATGCCCGAAATTTCTTGTGCCAGAGCTGCGTTCGTCAAAATAAGACTCCCTGAGATGTTATTCGAGGGGCAGTCCCCTGCCCGCGACTATAAAATATGCGCTGTCCGAGGCCGCGCAGACCTTTTGGTTGATGATTCCGGCCAGATCGCGAAATCTGCGGGTGTACGGGTCCGCCGGGACGATTCCAAGCCCCACTTCCCCCGTGACCACTACAATTCTTGCCCGGCTCGACCGGAGCGCCGCGACGAAGCGGTCGGCTTCGCCGCATATCGACGCTTCGTCCTCGCCGTATCTTTCCATGAGGTTGGAGGTCCAGAGGGTAAGGCAGTCTATGAGAGCGCCGCCGTACTCTTTCGCCCTTTCAACCGCAAGGACAAGGTCCAGCGGGGTTTCGAGCGTCTCCCACCTCTCTCCCCTCGCCTCCCGGTGCTTTAAAATCCTCTTTTCCATCTCCTCGTCGCGCCCCTCGGCTGTGGCGACGTAGAGAAGCCTGCCCTCCCAGCTCTCGGCCAGCTTCTGGGCGTACGCGCTCTTGCCGCTCCGGGAGCCGCCCGTGACGAAAAAGATTCTCTTCTCCGACTCCATCAATTTCCCTTAAAACGTGCTTAAAACTCTTGATAAGGTTTTGTACTTTGTGCCTCGCAACTCCGGCAATCTATTTCGGCGAAGGGCAAGGAGTCCGCAGGTCGCGCGGTCGCAGGCAGTAGCGTCACTACGCCAAGACCCGCGACCGAGAAACGACGCAGTCATTCGCCGAAAGAGGCAGCCGGGGCTCGCAACAGTTTTCACAGCCTCCTAGAAGACGTTACCGATGGTAAAGTGCCACTCATTCGGACTCTCCCCCTCCTTACGGTCGAGCTTAAACCCCACTTCCAGAGATATCGGCCCGACCGGCGTAATATACCGGAGTCCGCCCCCCGCTGCGTTGCGAAGATCGCCGGGAGAAGGGTTTTCATCCTTCAGGTTCCAGACCTGCCCGGAATCCCAAAAAAGCGTCCCCCCGACCTTTCCCGTCAGCAAAAACCGGGCTTCCGCCTTGAGGTTGACCATGAGGTCGCCGCCTATCGGCGTGCCGTCGGAGGCTTTAGGCCCTATGGCGTCGCGCGCGAAACCCCTTACCGTCGAGCGTCCGCCGAGAAAAAAGCGCTTGTCGATGGGGAGATTCTCGGTAGCCCCCAGAGTCTCGGCGTATCCGCCGCGCGCCAGCAGCGCGAAGGTGTAATCCCCCAACTGGAAAAATCCCGAAGTCGAGGCAAGATAGCGCGCAAAGCCGACGTCCGACCACAAAAAAGGAGCGGCAAGCTGAAACTCCAGAGTATGCCTGGCTCCGCTCCGGGGATTGAAGGGGTCGTCTCTGGTGTCGCGGATAAATACGGGGCCGATTGCGCTTAAAAAGTAGTCCTGATCGCCGGTAACGGCCGGGTCTGCATCTTTGGCGACGTCCGTCAGGATGTTTCTCTCGATTGTGTACAAAACCGAGCCTTTTGTAAACCTGTCGAAATCGTGGTCCAGCCAGGACTGGATCGCCATCGATTCAAGCGAATAGCTTTCCTTTTCGAGGTGCTGGCCGATGAGGCTCAGGCGAAGGTCGTAAGGGTAATCGAAAACCCAGGGCGTCCTGTAATTGATCGAGGCGCTCCTGTCCTGCCCCACCGTATCCAGGCGAAGGAGCATCGAACGGCCGGTCCCGCCTATGTTGGCGTGGCCCATTTCTAGAAAGGCCTTGAACCCTTCCTCCGTGCCGTAGCCGAAACCGTAATCGAGGTGCCCCGTGTTCCGCTCCCGCACTCTCACGATAACGGGAAGGCTGTCTCCTCCTCCGGTTCCCTTGAGGGGCTCGATGCGCACGTCCTGAAAGAAACCAAGGCGAAAAAGCTTCCTCTGGCTGACGAGCAGCTCCTGCTGGTTCCATATCTCTCCGGTTTTGAAGGTGAGTTCCCTTAAAATCACCTCCGGCAAGGTTCTGGCGTTTCCGCTTACTATCACGGGTCCTATGCGGTTCACCGGCCCCCCCGCGACGGTAAAGGTGACGTTGACTTTTTGGGCCGCCGCGTCGATAGAGGTCTTGTACTTTACCGTGGCTCCGAGATGTCCGCTTTTGACCAGCTCCGAAAGGAGAGCCAGGCGGGCGCTGTCGAGCTTCGCGGGCGCGGCGGATTCGCCTTCGTGTATCTGGGCCAGCTCCCCGGCGATCGAAGCAGTAAGGGAGGCGTCGGTCTCGAAGACGGGTTTTCCGAAGCGGTAAACGTCGCCCTCCTCGATCCCTATCACCACCGTGGCCTTGCCTTCGGGGGATATTTTGGCCTCTTTTATCACGGCCTTCGCCGTCACCATGCCCATCGAGGCGTAATAGCCCTCAAGCGCCGGCAGGGTCTTTTCGATATCCTCCAGAATGTAGGGGGGATCGGAGAAAAAACCCCCGTCCAGGGATTCCATGCGCTCCTTGAGGTCTTCGTCCCCTACCCTCATGTTTCCCTCGAAGACGATGGAGACGAGGGTAGCTGCGGGACCGGTCGTGACTATGAATTTCAGCTTTCTGGGATCACCCGTGACCGAATCCTCCACGCTTACCTTCGCAAGCGCGTAGCCCTTGCCGTAGAGGGCCTCGGTGAGGGCTTTTTGAAGATGGGTCACCCACTGTTCAGTTATGGGCTCTCCCAGACGGCTGTTTTTTATCTCGCTCAGTTCCCCCGGAAGCCCGCCGTTCGCGGAAACTATCGATATTTCGGTGCGCGCGCCCAGTTCCAGAGGCAGGTTGAGGATAGTCCCCTCCTCCGTCCTCTCGAATCCGGGGCTGACCACGGTAGCTTCGGGATAGCCGTTTTTCCAGCAATCGGCCAGAAGGTTTTCCACCCCCTCCCTCAGCGCCGCTGCAGCCGGAACGTCGCCGAGCCGAAGATCCAGTTCCGACAGAACCCTCTCCAGGCCATATTCTCCGGAGTCTCCCATGTTCCCGTAAGAAGTTATCCTGTCCGGTTCCCCCTCTTCGACGAGGAACTCGACCGCCACCCAGTGCTTTACCGGAAGGGCCTGGACCCCGGTGGTTATTTTCACGTTGGAGTAGCCGGTAAGGGAATAAAGCCGGGCGATCTCCTTGCGGTCGGATTCGAGAAAGGGCAGGTAGACCGGTTCGTCTATTCTGGTGTCCAGCCGGGCAAGAACCTGTTCCTCCTTGAGGCCGGTCATGCCGGTGAAGGTTATTTTTCGTATGAGCGGCTCGGGGACTATGTCGAAGAGCAGTCTGATCCCCTCTCCCTCGCTCTTGTAGTTTACGACGACGTTTTTGACCGTCGGAAGCCGGGAGATGAAACTGAGGGACTCCGCGACGCGGGCAAAGTCGTAGCTGTCGCCGGGTTTTATGAGTAAAAGGCGGTAAATCTCGGCATCAGGCGCCATTGACCGGTTTTCGATCGCAACGCTCTGGATTTTCCTGCCCTGTATAGAGCCGGAATCCTCCACCGCGGCGGAGATAACCGGCAGAAGAAGAGAGGCTGCGACAAGGAGAAAACACAGAAGGCGCTTCATCTGAAGGTAATCCGAAAGCGTATTTCGCCGCCGAAGGAGCCCTGCGATTCCTTGCCCTGATCGGACCAGGAGCCCGACACCAGAACGCCGGATTTCACCGTGTATTCAAGGCTCATTTCCTGTTCGGACTGTGTCCCCATCAGGACGCCGTACCTCGCGTAGAGGGATTCCCCCAGCGCCTTGCCGACGGTGACGCGGGGAACGGTGGTCTGCATGGTCTGTGAAAAGGCTGGGTCTATGTGGAACTGGTCCACCCCGAGCACCTCGTTTGCCTGGTTTTCAAGCTCGTCCTGTATGCCGCCCGTCAAAAAGCTGCCCGCCTCGAAAGCCGTGACGTCGCCCGTGCTTACGTTCTCCGAGGTGGTGCCGAGGGCGAGGAGGGCGATTATGTCCTGGCGCTGCAGAGGGGGAACGCTGCTCAGCTCCACCCTGCTGTCGTCCAGAGTGCCCGTAGCCGAGACGTTTACGGTGTACTGGCCGACGGTGGTGGTGGCCGCGGCGTCTATGAGAGTCCCCGAGCCCAGATCGCCCAGAAACTCTATGCTCGACCTCAACAACTGATACTCGTGGGCGCGAAATCTCACGAAGCCGTCCTTGGCGCTGACCTCGCCCATAAGCTCCGGCGAAGGCAGATACCCGCGGACGCGAAGATCGACCTGAAAGGAAAACTCTCCGACGTTGTTCTCTACTCTGAGGTTGTCGGCGCCAAGAAGGGCTATGTCGACGAAGACCCTCTCCTCGTCCTGAACCCCTACGGCGGCTTCTCTCTTCTGCGACCTGATGAGATCGAGCATGCTGGTTCGCCAGTTGAATCTCTGCCTGTAAAGAAGGCCCGCCAGCTTCACCTCGCCGCGCACCTCGGGGGCCGAGGGCTTGCCGGTGACGAGGAAATCCCCTCCGAACTGGTATCTGACGTCCTTCGGATACTCGAAATCTATGTCGCGGGCCTCCACGAAGATCTTCATCTCGGCCGGCTTGAATTTTTCGAGTTTCAAAAGCCCTTCGCCGTGGATGGTTCCCTTTGCGAACTTCGCTTCGAGATTTTCGAGGTAGAGGGTATCCGTGCCCTCGAAAGAGGCCTTGAGACGGATATCCGAAAACGGATAGGGGACATTCTTCAGCTTTACCATGCTGGAGCCGGGTATTTCAAAAAACCCTTGATACACCGGCGCTTCCCAGGAGCCGGAGATCAGCCCGTCGGCCACGACGACCCCGGAGGCTTCCTCCAGACCCGGAAGCTGACCGGAGAAAAGTCTCAGATCCATCTTCCCGCTCGCCCGAAGGTCGTAGAAGGAGCCCGCCTTCACCTTGCCCGAAAGCGAAAGGTCAAAACCGTCTCCCGTGAGTATCAGGGATTTGAACCCTATTGTTCCGTCGTCCCAGGTGAGATGGACTTCTTCGCGGTTTTTAACCTCCGCGTACTCGGTTTTGATTAAAACTTCCTGAAAATCCGCTTTCGCCGAAACCGCACCCCCGGCGGGCATTCCAAGTTCGACCCTTCCCGTGACGCTTCCCGTCACGGGCTTTTGGCCCTCGGCCTGAACCAGCCAGTCTTCCACGGGGGTCTTTTCGAGGGTCAAAACCGCCGAAAGCCCCTTCTCGGGATTGTAAACGCCTCGCAGCGAAACCCCGGGTTCCCGCCCGGCCTCGAAAAACAGCGCCTCAGCGTCGCCGGAAAATTTCCAGCCGCCCGGGAAGGGGTTTATTCCCGGAACCTTTTCTGCGCTGAAAGTCCCCTCTCCGCTCATTGCCCCGGGTTTGGCCGAGACTCCCGAAAACTGTGCCCAGCCGGATACGCTGCCCGAAAAACCGGTTCTCTCCCCGCCGACGGCTTCGGACCTGAAATTATTGAGAGCGAGTCTGCCCTTCCAGGCGAGCGTCTCCTGGTTCAGAGAAAACTCCTGCAGTTCCAGCCCTTCCGCTTTCAGCGAAAGATGCAGATTTTTTCCCTCTCCGGTGGCGCCGCTAAACACGAAATCCGGCAATTTCCCGGCGGGCTCGACCGTAAGTTCCCTGACCTCGCCGGAGAGCTTTTGAATCTCGACCGAAGCGAGGTTTACTTCGCCGTTTTCGCCGGGAACGGCGCGAAGCGAAAATTCCGCGTCGAGAATCCCTCCCTTGAGGGGTTCATACAGCTTGCCGAGCCTTGAAACGGGGAAGGCCACGGCGGTGCCGCTGACCTCGATGGGCTTTTTGCTCTCCATCGGGTGAAGGACGCTCACCCAGAGGGTCTTTCCAACCGCGGAACCGTCGATCTTCATCACCCGGGAGCCGTCCGGCCCCTTTTGGGGGTAATTTACGGCTATCTCCACGTCTTCGAGGGGAAAACCCTTTACCTCGGCGCCGCCGACAATCCCGGTAAAGCCTATCGACGAGGGTATTATCTTCCCCTCTTTCAGGCTCCCCTCGACCGTCCCGCGACCGGTGATGGAGCGGGCGGCGAAACCGGGGGGCTTGTTCCCGAGAAATCTTTCCAGCGGCAGGCGGTCGAAGCCAAGCTCCTTCGCCTCCGCCGTCACGGAAAACACACCGTCGATGCCCATCTCTCCGGCAAGGTCGAGTTGCCCGTCAATTGTCCAGGCGTTCAGGCGGGCGCGCCCCTTCAGAAAGTGCGCCTCGAATTTCACGTCGCCGACCGGCTCGCCCAGAACCCGCGCATTTTCCACCGTTCCGATGGCGGTGGCCGAAGGCTCCTTGAAGGTGCCCTCGCCTGTCACGTCGATATAGGCGACGCCCCCCATACCGTCCGGCGCGGGCAATATGCCCGGCAGTTTCGCTACGTCGAACCCCGTGACCCCGGCCTTAACGTCAAAGGTCTTTTTGTCGGCCTTGCCGCTGCCGTGCCAGCTCGCTCCGTAAGCGCTCGCCTCGAAGGAGCTCAAAAGAATGGAATCCAGAGAGAATTCTCCCGCGACCCTGATCGCCTCGGCGTCTATTTTCTTCAGCCACCACCAGGGAAGGGAGGTAAAACTGCCGACGGTTACCTCTCCCTTGAAGACGGGTGTTTTCAGTTTCCCTCCGAGACGGCCCTCGGCGTAAATCTTTCCTGAAAGGTCGATGGGCGGCACCTCGGCATGTTTTCTGACAACCGCCAGAAGTTTTGAAAGCTCTCCGCCCTGCCACTTCAAATCGAGGTCGTAAGAGCCGTCCGTGGTCAGAATCGCTTTACCGGCTGCCTCGATCTTTCCGAAGGCTCCGTCCACGGTGAGGTTCCCGGTTTCGAGAGTGCGAAGGTCGTAGCTGGCTTTCGCCTTGAGCCTTCCGAGGTTCTCACCGAGGATTACCGTTTTGTCGAGGTCGAGGTCGTAATTGAACTTAAGAGCGGAGTAAGG encodes:
- the cobS gene encoding adenosylcobinamide-GDP ribazoletransferase, producing MPGRFKTAFSFLTVIPLFKPEMVKSEELGRSISAFPLVGAALGLLMAVLHLFITSRLPSMLEGALLTAFLFWVTGGLHMDGVADTADGLMSGKNPERALEIMKDSRTGAHGAAAVTLVILAKAAAIGYLPAEMKLSALLAVPAIARGTMAYMAYQATYARPGGGLGTPFTEFVDDATLYKALGLAALISLAAGLSGLVAFVVTWGWVALLKNRFHSKLGGITGDLLGFTVETGEIAALVALHIISYGG
- the cobT gene encoding nicotinate-nucleotide--dimethylbenzimidazole phosphoribosyltransferase, with protein sequence MSGSLILTNAALAQEISGIKPVDQNLLGAVEARLLDLTKPPGSLGLLEEIATRLALIKKTINPRITKKQIFTLAGDHGVTDEGVSAYPKVVTPQMVLNFLGRGAAINVLARHAGAEVTIVDMGVDYDFDSIPGLVNAKVARGTANFTKGPAMTREEARTAVATGMELVKKAALEGVSLIGVGEMGIGNTTSASAILAAFSGIPAEEVVGRGTGVDEEGLKRKAKAVRTGLAVNKPDPDDPLDVLSKVGGFEIAGMTGIFLGAAKEGIPVIADGFISTAAALVAVKLAPAAEDYLFLSHLSEERGHSRMVELFRTRPLLKLSLRLGEGTGAALAMGIIEASAKIMTEMATFSEAGVSQKE
- the cobU gene encoding bifunctional adenosylcobinamide kinase/adenosylcobinamide-phosphate guanylyltransferase, with the protein product MESEKRIFFVTGGSRSGKSAYAQKLAESWEGRLLYVATAEGRDEEMEKRILKHREARGERWETLETPLDLVLAVERAKEYGGALIDCLTLWTSNLMERYGEDEASICGEADRFVAALRSSRARIVVVTGEVGLGIVPADPYTRRFRDLAGIINQKVCAASDSAYFIVAGRGLPLE
- the bamA gene encoding outer membrane protein assembly factor BamA, which codes for MKRLLCFLLVAASLLLPVISAAVEDSGSIQGRKIQSVAIENRSMAPDAEIYRLLLIKPGDSYDFARVAESLSFISRLPTVKNVVVNYKSEGEGIRLLFDIVPEPLIRKITFTGMTGLKEEQVLARLDTRIDEPVYLPFLESDRKEIARLYSLTGYSNVKITTGVQALPVKHWVAVEFLVEEGEPDRITSYGNMGDSGEYGLERVLSELDLRLGDVPAAAALREGVENLLADCWKNGYPEATVVSPGFERTEEGTILNLPLELGARTEISIVSANGGLPGELSEIKNSRLGEPITEQWVTHLQKALTEALYGKGYALAKVSVEDSVTGDPRKLKFIVTTGPAATLVSIVFEGNMRVGDEDLKERMESLDGGFFSDPPYILEDIEKTLPALEGYYASMGMVTAKAVIKEAKISPEGKATVVIGIEEGDVYRFGKPVFETDASLTASIAGELAQIHEGESAAPAKLDSARLALLSELVKSGHLGATVKYKTSIDAAAQKVNVTFTVAGGPVNRIGPVIVSGNARTLPEVILRELTFKTGEIWNQQELLVSQRKLFRLGFFQDVRIEPLKGTGGGDSLPVIVRVRERNTGHLDYGFGYGTEEGFKAFLEMGHANIGGTGRSMLLRLDTVGQDRSASINYRTPWVFDYPYDLRLSLIGQHLEKESYSLESMAIQSWLDHDFDRFTKGSVLYTIERNILTDVAKDADPAVTGDQDYFLSAIGPVFIRDTRDDPFNPRSGARHTLEFQLAAPFLWSDVGFARYLASTSGFFQLGDYTFALLARGGYAETLGATENLPIDKRFFLGGRSTVRGFARDAIGPKASDGTPIGGDLMVNLKAEARFLLTGKVGGTLFWDSGQVWNLKDENPSPGDLRNAAGGGLRYITPVGPISLEVGFKLDRKEGESPNEWHFTIGNVF